The window AACATATCACCCAGCGCTCTACCGGCCTTTTCGCACGGCACCTCCTGAGGATCAGTCCGCCCGTGTTGTTTTTCACGTTTCTACCTGTCAGGCTTATGGCGATCAAGATGCACCTGAGGGAGGCTATCGCATTTACGCGAGTATATTAAAGCGCGATCCCGATTTTTTTGTGCATGCAGGGGATATCGTTTATTACGACAGCCGGGCCAAGAATCTGTCTCTGGCGCGCTGGCACTGGGCGCGGATGTACAGCCTGCCTACCAATGTTGCATTGCACCGGGAGGTTGCCAGTTATTTTATTAAGGATGATCACGATACCTGGATGAACGATTGTTGGCCGGGTCAACAGACGCCGTTTATGGGGGAATTTACTTTTGAGCAGGGTCTGGCTGTTTTTCGGGAGCAGGTTGGGATAGGTGACCGCACGTATCGAACGGTGCGCTGGGGTAAGGATTTGCAGATCTGGATGGTTGAGGGCCGCGATTTTCGGAGTCCAAATACGATGACAGATGGTCCTGAAAAGACCATCTGGGGAAAGGAGCAAAAGGTCTGGTTTAAAGATACTGTGCGGGCTTCCGATGCCGCGTTCCGCATTCTCATCAGTCCCACGCCAGTGGTTGGTCCTGACCGCGAAAATAAAAAAGACAACCACGCCAATAAGGTGTTCTCTCATGAGGGGGATGAATTGCGCCAGTTTATCGCGGGACAAAAAAATATGGTGGTTGTTTGCGGTGACCGGCACTGGCAATACGTCTCTGTTGATGCAGAAACAGGGGTGCGAGAATATTCCTGTGGTCCTGCCAGCGATGAACACGCGGGTGGATGGTCTGAGGATAAGCGGCTGCCCGAGCACCGCTATCTCAATGTTATCGGTGGTTTTCTGGAGGGTGTGGTGGAGCGCGAGAATAATATTCCCGTTCTTATTTTCCGACATTTTGGGGTGGATGGCAATTTGCTCAATGAAGACCGCCTTGTGGCTCAATAATAGTGCTTATCAGATAGCCCGTAAAACCCATCGGCTTTAGCGTTGGGAGTAATCATGAAACCCAATATTCTCTTTATACACGTCGATCAGATGCACGCCGATGCGATTTCTGCGCTCGGCTGCGAATACGTACACACACCTGCTATTGACCAGCTCGTGCGCGAAGGCTATACCTTTACCAATGCCTACTGTGCCATGCCCCAGTGCTGTCCATCGCGCGCTTGTTGGTACACGGGGCGCATGTCCAAAGAACACGGTGTTGTCGTCAATTCCTATCCTATTGATCCCAGTATCCCGGACCTGGGTCAGTGGCTGCGCCGCGAAAATTACGACTGTGTGTACACGGGCAAATGGCATGTCACGGGACGCGATTTACACGCGAGCTTTGACGTGTTGCAACCCCAGCACGGCATGGGCGAACTCAACGACGGCAATGTCGCCCGATCAGCCGTTGCCTATCTGAAAAATCGCGCGTCTGATAAACCCTTCTTTTTGAGCGTTGGATTCCTTAACCCGCACGATTGCTGCTTTCCCGCCATGTCTCACGGCGGCCCGGGCAAATACGGTTTTGCATCGAAAATTGAGGGCGATCTTCCGCCTCTTCCGGGCAATTTCGACGACGAATACGCCCGGCGCGGGCGGCCCAGTACTCGTCATTGGTCGCGCCGCGATTGGCAGTATTATATCTATCAGTATTACCGCATGGTGGAGATGGTTGACGCCGAAGTTGGTCGCGTCATGCACGCCCTTCGCGCATCGCCTTACGCTGACAACACCCTTGTCATCTTTGCCTCTGACCACGGCGATGGCCTCGGCTTTCACAGCAAGACCAGCAAGGGGTTCCTCGAAGAAGAAGCGTTTCGCGTGCCCACCATTGCGTGGTGGCCCGGACGTATTCCCGAAGGCGTGCGGGATGTCGAGCATCTCATCTCTGGCGTCGATATTCCCGCCACGATATGCGACTATGCCGGCGCACCGCCCTTGCCCAAGACCACTATTGCGCGTTCATGGCGTCCCATTTTTGAACGGCGCGATGTCCCGTGGCGCACCTATGTCATCGGCGAAACTTCTATTGGTCGGCTATCGGTTGCTGTGCGCGATGCGCGTTACAAAAGCATTATTGAACGGGATAACACGCGTCTCTACGATCTTGAAAACGATCCGCTCGAAACGCAAGATCTCGCCGATGAAGCGCAATGTGGAGATATTGTCGCACGCCACCGGGCACATTTTCGCGAGTACATATCCCAAATTGAAATGTATCCCGAGCCTGAAATCGATCTCGGCAGGCTGAAGCGCGGCAATGTCTATCGCGACTATATCGATTGGTATCTTTCCGTTCTCAACGAGGCCTGACCCCATGGCTATTGACACTATTGGTCCCTATGCCGTTCAACCCATCCGCGATTTTCTCTCGGGTTTCACGCCGGTCCAGACGTCTATCGTGAATGCCGATTGCGCTACGCTCACTTACGATATCCTCAACTGGTCCTTTGCGCCCGCGCAACCGCCGCCTTGCCCCAATACCGTGTATGGCTCGCTGACTATTGGGCGCGAACAGGGCGGCACGTATCGCATCCGCCAGCAAACCCACATTGGCGGCGAACCGACTATTTTTGAGGCGGATGTGATTTGCAATCCCGACGATACCCTCAAATCCTGGACGCTGTACAATTATCGCGCCGATGCCGAGGGGGAGCCGGTTCCGATTTCTGAACTGCGCGAAAGCTGGGAAAATAACAATGGTCATATCCAGTCGCGAGATGGGGCATACAAATACCGCGCGACGCTTCCGGTCTTTAGCCATTGGACACTCCCCCACATTTTGCTATGTGGCAAGCACTCTCTGCCAATGGCGTTTGATCTGATTCAAGATCTGTCTCTCTTGCGCTCCAATCACAAGCTCGTTGCCGATGGATCTGTTGAACTCTCTATCGGCTCTTATACAACTTGTGTTCAATCTGGCGAAGGTATCTTGCCCGTCCACTATTTGCTGGATGAAGACCGCCGACCACAACTCATTACTTTCGGTCTCATTGCCTGGGCACTCACCGATATTTCATGAGGAAAACGATGAAAAAAGCCGTTTATGCCGCCAGCTTTGATCCCGTTACCCACGGCCATCTGTGGGTTATTCAGGAGGCTGCAGAGCTTTTCGATCAGCTCGTTGTCGCTATTGGGATCAATCCGGATAAAGACTACACGTTTTCACTGGAGGAAAGGCTCGATCTGCTTTGTGAGACCACGTCGCAGTTCGATAATGTCGTTGTCGCCAGTTACGAAAATCAGTTTCTGGTCAATTACGCACGCGGTATTGGCGCAGGTTATATTGTGCGGGGTATTCGCACGCAGAGCGACTATGAGTTTGAGCGCAGGATGCGCTATATCAACAGCGATCTCGACGATACGATTACGACTATCTTCTTGATGCCCCCGCGAGAGATTGCCGAGATCAGTTCCAGTTTTATCAAAGGGCTGGTGGGTCCCGATGGCTGGCAAGATGTTGTGAGACGCTATGTTCCGGAGCCTGTTTTTGAGAAATTTGTGGAGTATTTTGAAGGGTGAGAGAAGCAAGTGTGAAGTGAGAAGTATGAAGTGAGAGGCACCCCCTGTGGTCGCCCGTGGTCGGGATACGTCTCAATTCACACTGAACACCTCAGCCATTGGCTTGCGGGGGCGTTTCATGAGGGCGGTTTCCAGAACCTGATCCATGTGCGATGCAAATACTATTCTTATGTCTTTGCGCGCTGTGTCGGGTATTTCGCGTGCGTCTTTGCGGTTCTCTTCGGGTAAGATTACTGTTTTTACACCTGCGCGGTGTGCTGATAGGACTTTATCGCGTACGCCGCCGATGGGCAGTACTTTGCCGCGCAGTGTAATTTCGCCTGTCATTGCCACGTCTTTGCGAACGGGCCGATTGGTGAATACTGATGCGAGGACTGTGGCAATGGTAATGCCTGCCGATGGACCGTCTTTGGGTACGGCACCTGCGGGTACGTGGACGTGTACATCTTGGTTTTTGTTAAACTGCGCGTTTAGCCCCAGTTCATGCCAGCGCGACCGCACATAGGTCATGGCTGCATGCGCAGATTCCTTCATTACATCGCCGACCTGTCCGGTTAGATTTAATTCGCCTTTACCGGGTATGACTGTTGCTTCGACAAAGAGGACATCACCACCGGTAGATGTTACGGCGAGGCCAGCGGCGACGCCCACCTCGTGATCTTCTTCGGCTACTTCGTGGCGGAATTTTTGCGGTCCCAGATATTCGGCGATGTTTTTTTGATGGATGTGTACGCGTCGCTTGCGGCCCTGGGCAAATTTGCGGGCTACTTTGCGCGTTACGGTTGCAATTTCGCGCTCCAGATTTCGCACGCCAGCCTCGCGGGTGTAGTGCTGGATTACTTCTTGCAGGGCCGCTTTGTCGAAGGATGCCTTTTTGGGGGTCAATCCGTGTTCTGATATCTGGCGTTTGACCAGGTATCGTCGCGCAATTTCCATTTTTTCGGCTTCGGTATATCCCGATACTTCCAGTACTTCCATCCGGTCCATGAGTGCCGGTGGGATTGTGTGGAGCGAGTTGGCAGTGGCGAGGAATAAGACTTCTGAGAGGTCAAAGGCGACGTCGAGGTAGTGATCCACAAAGGTGTTGTTTTGCGCTGGGTCCAGGACTTCCAGTAGTGCTGCGGAGGGATCGCCGCGAAAATCCGCGCCGAGTTTGTCGATTTCATCCAGCATAAATACGGGATTTTTTGTGCCGGCACGCCGCAGTCCCTGTATGATGCGTCCGGGCAGTGCGCCGATGTAGGTGCGGCGATGTCCCCGAATTTCCGATTCGTCGCGGATGCCGCCCAATGACATTCTGACAAATTTGCGGTTGAGTGCGCGTGCGACGGATTTGCCCAGTGATGTTTTGCCCGTGCCCGGGGGTCCGACGAGTAACAAGATAGGTCCGCGCATGTCGTCTTTCAATTTGCGGACGGAGAGGTACTCCAGGATGCGCTCTTTGGGTTTTTCCAATCCATAGTGGTCTGCGTTCAAGACGCGCTCGGCTTTTTTGATGTCTAATTGATCGCTTGTCTTTTTGTTCCACGGGAGTTCGACGAGCCAGTCCAGATAGGTGCGCGATACGGTGTATTCGGCAGAGGCTTCGGGCATGCGTGCCATGCGTTTTAGTTCGCGCTCGGCTTCTGTTTTTGCTTCTTCGGACATGCCAGCGGCTTTGATCTTTTCGCGCAGTTCTTCGATTTCGGCGCCGATGTCCTCTCCTTCGCCCAGTTCATCTTGAATTGCCCGCAGTTGCTGGCGCAAAAAATATTCTTTTTGTGCGTCTTCCATGGATCCCGCGGCTTCTGAACTGATTTTTTCCCGCAGTTCCAGTATTTCAACTTCGCGATTGAGGAATTGGTTGATGGCTTCCAGTCGTCGGTACAGATTGCGCTCGGTTAGTATTTTCTGTTGATCTTCAAATCCCACGTTGAGCTGTGAGGCGATGAAGTCTGCTTTATGGGTTATTTCTGAGAGGGCGTCTAAGGCTGCCCCAACTTCTCTGGGTACATTGGGGGCGAGTGCTACTGCTTTTTTGAATTGGCCGAATATATTGCGCGCGAGTGCTTCCAATTCGGTGTTGTGTTCTATTTCTGATGCTATTTTCTCAACTTGTGCTATGGGATGAGGTTGCGATTGCAATACATCTATGAGTGATAGTCGCGCCATGCCCTGTACGAGTACTTGCATGCGGCCGTCGGGCATTTCCGCGGATCGCGCGATGTAGATTGCAGTGCCTACGGGATATAGAGACTCCCGGCGGATGTCTTCTTCGGTATCGCTTTCTTCCAGTTCTCCAAATATGGCGATTACTTTGTGCCCGGCGTCTATTGCCGCTTGCGCGGCTTTTACCGCGCGTTCGTCTTCCAATAGCAAGGGGGCGGCCATGAGGGGATAGATCACCACTTCAGATGTTACCAGCATAGGTAATTCAGATGGGATGCTATACGCTTCGATTGCATTTACGCTTGTGAGGGGGTTGTCGTTTGCCATGATCAGATGCTCCTTGGAATAATTAGCTATAAGCCATCAGCCATCAGTTATCAGCAAATCAGGTGCTGTACTTGAAAGCCGTCATCGCGGCATGGTGTAAGCCGCGATCCAGAAGGTTTTTGCTGACTGCTGACCGCTTTGGTATATCAACTTTACCATTTTTAAAGCAATATCCGTGCCTGAAACCTTAAATTCGGCTAATTACTTTATTTACAACTAAATACTAATTTTTGTTCCATTATTTAATCCGAGGAGTGCCGATTTTGCTACCCAATTTCAGTCATAATGGCAGTTTTTATGACCCTTGAGGCAGAATGTCTCTTTTGTGGATGTGTGCGTAGTTACAGCGTTAAGGAAAGGGAGTTTTAGAGCGGGTTGAGAACGATGCGGTTGTTATCGAGGTGGAAGATAATAGGGTTGGAATGGATGAGGCGACCCCTAAATACTCCAACAAAACGGGGTAACTCCAGACACACAGGGTAGTTGTCAAATGATATGTTTCTGTGGTATTTCCCTCACGTCTCACCGATTGGCAGCGGAACCAAATTTTTTCTCTTTCTCTCTCAATGTTGTATATATTCAGGGCAGCTAATGCATCAGACAGGGAGACACAGCGATGCGCTTCTTCAACACGAGCGGACCAGTGGTAGCTGCGGACCACTATTGCATCCCGCCCCTGGAACGGCTCAACCTCACCGAGGTTCTCAGGTTCATCCGAGACAAACGCTATTTCGTCCTGCACGCGCCCAGGCAGACGGGCAAGACATCTGCCCTGCTGGCTCTGCGCGACTTGCTCAACGCGGGGGACGACTATCGCTGTGTGTACGTCAATGTCGAAGGTGGGCAAGCCGGTCGCGAAGATGTGGAACAGGTGACGCGCACCATTTTGGCCGGATTGGCGTCTCGGGCACGCTTGACACTCGGCGACGAATTTTTGACCGGAATCTGGCCTGGTCTTCTTGCCGAGGTTGGGCCGGGTGCTGCTTTACAGGAGGCATTGATGCACTGGGCGATGGCCGACCCGAAGCCATTGGTGCTACTCATTGACGAGATCGATGCCCTGATTGGCGACGCGCTCCTGTCCGTGTTGCGTCAATTGCGAGCAGGCTACGATCTGCGTCCGGCGAGTTTTCCGCAAAGCGTGATATTGTGCGGCGTGCGCGATGTGCGCGATTACCGCATCCAGTCAACAGCAGAGAACGCGCTCGTCGCCGGTGGCAGTGCGTTCAACATCAAGGCGCAGTCATTGCGCCTGGGCGACTTCTCAAGGGATCAGGTACATGCATTACTCGGTCAGCACACCGAAGATACGGGACAGGTGTTCACCCCCGACGCGCTGGAACTGATCTGGACGCAGACACAAGGACAGCCGTGGCTGGTCAATGCACTGGCTGACGAGACCTGCTTCCAGGACGGTGATACCGCAGACCGACTCTGTATGATCACCGCAGACGACATCCGCGAAGCGCAAGAGCAACTCATCCTGCGCCGAGAGACGCATCTGGATCAATTGGCGGACAAATTACAAGAAGACCGCGTGCGCCGCGTTGTCGAACCGCTTTTGAGCGGGGCAGAAAAGAGTGCGTTCTCTGCCCGAGACCTCGAATACGTCCGCGATCTGGGCTTGATCGCCGAAGATGATCCATTGCGCATCGCCAACCCCATCTATGCCGAAGTCGTGCCGCGCGAACTGACCTACGCTGCGCAAGCGGGTCTTGTCCAGGACACCACCTGGTACGTCAATGCCGATGGTGGCCTGAATGTGGTCAAATTGATGACCGCGTTCCAGACCTTCTTCCGCGAGCACTCAGAGCATTGGGTAACGCGATTCGAGTATCGGGAAGCCGGTCCACAGTTGCTGTTGCAAGCCTTTCTCCAACGCATTGTCAACAGCGGTGGACGCATTGAACGAGAATATGGCCTTGGCCAGATGCGCACGGATCTGCTGATCGTCTGGCCGCAGGGCAGTCAGACGCGCAAAATCGTGATTGAGTGCAAAATTCTCCATAAGGGCCTGGAACAAACCATTGCCGATGGCCTGGAACAGACCTCGGAATATATGGATCGGTGCGCTGCAGAAGCGGGGCATCTGGTAGTCTTTGACCGTCGTGAAGGCAGGCGCTGGGCGGACAAGGTATTCCACCGTCGCCAGACGTCGCGCAGTGGAATTGAGATCGATATCTGGGGCATGTGATGAATCACGACATTTGAGGCGCGTTACAGCAATCCCTTTATCATACAACTATGTCTTCTACATACCATACACTCATCATCGGCGCGGGCATCAATGGCCTGTGTACATGCTATCATCTTTTGCGGCAGGGGGTACGTGATGTTGGGCTGATTGAACAGTTTGCGCTCGCTCATGGCCGGGGCAGTTCACACGGGGATTCGCGTATTACCCGCAGTGCTTATGTGAATGCAGATTATGTGCGTCTTATGCAAATTGCACACGGCGAGTCGTGGCCTCAGCTCGAGCGCGATGCAGGGGTTCAACTCATCTATCCCACGCCGGGCTGTTTTTTTGGTCCAGCAGATGGGAAATACACGAGCTATGCCAGGGCTGTGACAGAGGTGGGGGTGGATGTGGAACCTCTCACTCCGGAAGAGGGGCGGAAACGCTTTCCGGTCTTTCGCTTTGAAGATGCCGCTGGTATTCTGTACGACCGCACGGCCGGGCTTGTGGCTGCCGCTCAGGCTGTTCAGTCTCTTATTCATCTGATTCGCAGGCAGGATGGGGAGATCCGCGAAAATACGACTGTCCAGCGCGTTGATATTACTCGCGATCCCATTCGCGTGGAGACTTCTGCGGGGGATTTTGAAACGGAACGCCTTATTGTGACGGCTGGCCCCTGGGTATCTCGCTTGCTTCCGGTTCTCAATTCGCAGGTTGCAGTGGCGCGCCAGACGGTTGGGTTTTTCCAGCTTGAGGGATCGCGGGAAGAATTTCAACCGGGGGCTTTTCCGGTTTGGGGTTATCTCCTGCGAAAGGGCGATATAAGTTATTACGGTCTTCCGCAATTTGGGCGCGATGGGATCAAGCTGGCCAAACATATTGTCAGTGGTGTTGACGACGATCCCGACGATGTGCCCACGCAGATGCCGGAGGACGCGATTGACGATCTTCGCGTATTTATTAAAGCGCAATTTGTTCCGCCTGTTGCGCGGTTTCTCGATTGGGAGACGTGTCTTTATACCAATACGGGTACTGAGGACTTTATTCTGGATGTCCATCCAGATAATCCCAATGTGGTCATCGGGGCAGGTTTTTCGGGGCACGGTTT of the Gemmatimonadota bacterium genome contains:
- a CDS encoding ATP-binding protein, which encodes MRFFNTSGPVVAADHYCIPPLERLNLTEVLRFIRDKRYFVLHAPRQTGKTSALLALRDLLNAGDDYRCVYVNVEGGQAGREDVEQVTRTILAGLASRARLTLGDEFLTGIWPGLLAEVGPGAALQEALMHWAMADPKPLVLLIDEIDALIGDALLSVLRQLRAGYDLRPASFPQSVILCGVRDVRDYRIQSTAENALVAGGSAFNIKAQSLRLGDFSRDQVHALLGQHTEDTGQVFTPDALELIWTQTQGQPWLVNALADETCFQDGDTADRLCMITADDIREAQEQLILRRETHLDQLADKLQEDRVRRVVEPLLSGAEKSAFSARDLEYVRDLGLIAEDDPLRIANPIYAEVVPRELTYAAQAGLVQDTTWYVNADGGLNVVKLMTAFQTFFREHSEHWVTRFEYREAGPQLLLQAFLQRIVNSGGRIEREYGLGQMRTDLLIVWPQGSQTRKIVIECKILHKGLEQTIADGLEQTSEYMDRCAAEAGHLVVFDRREGRRWADKVFHRRQTSRSGIEIDIWGM
- a CDS encoding sulfatase-like hydrolase/transferase, with protein sequence MKPNILFIHVDQMHADAISALGCEYVHTPAIDQLVREGYTFTNAYCAMPQCCPSRACWYTGRMSKEHGVVVNSYPIDPSIPDLGQWLRRENYDCVYTGKWHVTGRDLHASFDVLQPQHGMGELNDGNVARSAVAYLKNRASDKPFFLSVGFLNPHDCCFPAMSHGGPGKYGFASKIEGDLPPLPGNFDDEYARRGRPSTRHWSRRDWQYYIYQYYRMVEMVDAEVGRVMHALRASPYADNTLVIFASDHGDGLGFHSKTSKGFLEEEAFRVPTIAWWPGRIPEGVRDVEHLISGVDIPATICDYAGAPPLPKTTIARSWRPIFERRDVPWRTYVIGETSIGRLSVAVRDARYKSIIERDNTRLYDLENDPLETQDLADEAQCGDIVARHRAHFREYISQIEMYPEPEIDLGRLKRGNVYRDYIDWYLSVLNEA
- the solA gene encoding N-methyl-L-tryptophan oxidase, giving the protein MSSTYHTLIIGAGINGLCTCYHLLRQGVRDVGLIEQFALAHGRGSSHGDSRITRSAYVNADYVRLMQIAHGESWPQLERDAGVQLIYPTPGCFFGPADGKYTSYARAVTEVGVDVEPLTPEEGRKRFPVFRFEDAAGILYDRTAGLVAAAQAVQSLIHLIRRQDGEIRENTTVQRVDITRDPIRVETSAGDFETERLIVTAGPWVSRLLPVLNSQVAVARQTVGFFQLEGSREEFQPGAFPVWGYLLRKGDISYYGLPQFGRDGIKLAKHIVSGVDDDPDDVPTQMPEDAIDDLRVFIKAQFVPPVARFLDWETCLYTNTGTEDFILDVHPDNPNVVIGAGFSGHGFKFGPLTGRILSELSLNGKTSIPEFEAARDMFGVTLRERL
- the coaD gene encoding pantetheine-phosphate adenylyltransferase — its product is MKKAVYAASFDPVTHGHLWVIQEAAELFDQLVVAIGINPDKDYTFSLEERLDLLCETTSQFDNVVVASYENQFLVNYARGIGAGYIVRGIRTQSDYEFERRMRYINSDLDDTITTIFLMPPREIAEISSSFIKGLVGPDGWQDVVRRYVPEPVFEKFVEYFEG
- a CDS encoding alkaline phosphatase D family protein, whose protein sequence is TYHPALYRPFRTAPPEDQSARVVFHVSTCQAYGDQDAPEGGYRIYASILKRDPDFFVHAGDIVYYDSRAKNLSLARWHWARMYSLPTNVALHREVASYFIKDDHDTWMNDCWPGQQTPFMGEFTFEQGLAVFREQVGIGDRTYRTVRWGKDLQIWMVEGRDFRSPNTMTDGPEKTIWGKEQKVWFKDTVRASDAAFRILISPTPVVGPDRENKKDNHANKVFSHEGDELRQFIAGQKNMVVVCGDRHWQYVSVDAETGVREYSCGPASDEHAGGWSEDKRLPEHRYLNVIGGFLEGVVERENNIPVLIFRHFGVDGNLLNEDRLVAQ
- the lon gene encoding endopeptidase La, coding for MANDNPLTSVNAIEAYSIPSELPMLVTSEVVIYPLMAAPLLLEDERAVKAAQAAIDAGHKVIAIFGELEESDTEEDIRRESLYPVGTAIYIARSAEMPDGRMQVLVQGMARLSLIDVLQSQPHPIAQVEKIASEIEHNTELEALARNIFGQFKKAVALAPNVPREVGAALDALSEITHKADFIASQLNVGFEDQQKILTERNLYRRLEAINQFLNREVEILELREKISSEAAGSMEDAQKEYFLRQQLRAIQDELGEGEDIGAEIEELREKIKAAGMSEEAKTEAERELKRMARMPEASAEYTVSRTYLDWLVELPWNKKTSDQLDIKKAERVLNADHYGLEKPKERILEYLSVRKLKDDMRGPILLLVGPPGTGKTSLGKSVARALNRKFVRMSLGGIRDESEIRGHRRTYIGALPGRIIQGLRRAGTKNPVFMLDEIDKLGADFRGDPSAALLEVLDPAQNNTFVDHYLDVAFDLSEVLFLATANSLHTIPPALMDRMEVLEVSGYTEAEKMEIARRYLVKRQISEHGLTPKKASFDKAALQEVIQHYTREAGVRNLEREIATVTRKVARKFAQGRKRRVHIHQKNIAEYLGPQKFRHEVAEEDHEVGVAAGLAVTSTGGDVLFVEATVIPGKGELNLTGQVGDVMKESAHAAMTYVRSRWHELGLNAQFNKNQDVHVHVPAGAVPKDGPSAGITIATVLASVFTNRPVRKDVAMTGEITLRGKVLPIGGVRDKVLSAHRAGVKTVILPEENRKDAREIPDTARKDIRIVFASHMDQVLETALMKRPRKPMAEVFSVN